In Mastomys coucha isolate ucsf_1 unplaced genomic scaffold, UCSF_Mcou_1 pScaffold9, whole genome shotgun sequence, the genomic window TCTATGAGGCTTTCATTTCAaacaattaatataattttagtatTAAAAGGTCAGccaagggctgaggagatggctcagtgaataaaagcaCTTTCCATGAAACCATGAGGatggagtttggatccccagcatcaaAATAAATGCCAGGTCTCATGGCAGCGGCCTGCAATCCCAaaatgagagaggcagaggcacaggatCCCCCTGAATCAAGGTATCTATTTAGACTGACAGAATTGGTGATCTCTGAGGTCAGGTGACCCTTCATCAATATAAGCCATCAAGAAAACCCCTTGAcctcaacctctggccttcacatgcgtgtgtttatgtgggtgtgagtgttgcacacacatgtgcccatatacctacaagcacacaagcacaccGCACCCACAAAAAAAATAACACCATCAAACAGTGTGTGATAGCGCACGCCTGTAGTGCCAACATTTGGCAAATAGTCAAGAAGAACAAGACTgcaaggctatcctcagctaaGTAAAATAGCatactcaaggccagcctgggcaccaTAAGACTgtcacaaaaaacaacaaactaaaCATCAACACGTGTCTGTTCCTTCAGGAATAGTTTAACGTACACAGCACTACTGGAGTGAAGTAGCAGAGATGTTGCCCTTTTATAATAACACTGCTAGTAAAGTAAGAGTTAACCAGACACAAACGCAGTTATAAGCCAAAGGAAAGGAGCCCAGTTATAGGACTCCAAATGACACACAATGGATGATTATGACAACCAACCAGGCAGGCTTCTGCTAAGAGAAGAAGCCTCTAGGAGAAAATGGATGGGAAGGCAGCACAGAACAAAGAGGGGAACGAAGCACAACACACATGCTATAAGAGGTCAGTCACACCCAGGGAAGACAAGTGGCAAAGGAAACAATAAAGAGAAGACACAGCTTTATAAAACAGGCTACCACTATACTTTGATGGCCTTACCTGTAAGTAAAATTATATCTCCAAGAAACACTGTAAGTGCCCAAAATGCTGCAGTCCTCCACAGAACAACCCTCTTCTTAATCTCTGACTGATCAGTTACTACAATCGTTGCCAATGGCACTTTAGAACCAGAATTTGGTccagattttatatttatttccttcacatgACATGGGGTTAGCACCATGACTAAGCAATTATACTTCTGATTTTTAGAATCACAAttttttattaatgatatttttttacTGTCCTTAAATTCAGGCATGATCCTCTGAGGCACTGCTTTGGCTGCCTCTCTTATATCAGAGTCCATCCTTGGCTTCTTGGACAGCTGATGGACTTCAGAAAGAGCTTTAGAATGATAGGAATTGTCTTTAGAGCACCAGTTCCTTTTAGTGGTACTCTGATGGGAGTTGCTTAGTTGGGAACACAGCATTCCTGAGCTACACAACTCAATGTGTACCTCATTTGGTGGCAGGTTTTCTTCATTATTGAAAAGTTCTTGAGAGCTTGTATTTTCAAGACTTTTTCCAGGGTTTATGTGAATGTGACTGCTTTCTGATTCAGGACAAACAGGACTAAAAAGTTCCAGGGAATATGCTTGGCTTTGCTCATTTTCAGATCCTTCTTGGAAATCTCCACCAGGCTTACTAAAATCCCCTTCAGTTAGTCTAACTCCCTGACTTCCTGTCGGTTCTGCCTCCATGTTTACAGTCCTCTTATTTATATAGTCTTGACCTTTATCATTCCCTTGAGCTAGAAAAGCACGTTGGCTGGAGGTCACTACACTGAGAAATTCAGCATCAGTAGATAGTCTCTGGTCTGAGGCCTTCCTGACTGCTCCCTCAGACTGTGGTTCACACTGTGTGTCAGAAGAAAAGCtctcctgactctgtctctcatGACGTCCTGTTGGCTCTGGTTTTGTCTTCACAGGCTCTGCATTCATCTGTTCAGTACGACAGCCCAGGTCCAGTTCAGTTGCACACTTACGATCTAACTCAAACAAATCTCTTTGGAAGTTCCAAACACAGGGGTCTGACTGATTTTTAGACTGCTCatctataattttcttattttcacatTGAAACTTTTGATACTTTTCTTCTTCAGGTAAATGCTGCACTCCGTCCTTAAGCCCACATATCTGTACACTAGTCGTATCACTCAGGTTAGTCTGGGATGTTACACCCTGTGCTTCAGAAGCAGAATGTTTAAAGCCTTCTTCCACCTGAGCAGACCTACTCACAGAATTCTGACCACTAAGAAGGCCTGGAGGGCAGAGACCTTTGGAGACTTGACAATCTTCCAGATTTTTAAACTCCTGATTTCCAGCCTTCAGATACAAAGAATGCTGTTTGTAAAAGAGTCGGACTTTTTCCCAGGCATTGGCAGTGGACATTAAGGAAGTTGTTCCCTGTGATACTGTTGTTTTCAATGGAGCAACTGGAGCACCCCAAAAAATGTGAACTTGAGATCCTTGACTCATAAtttctgataaaaaataaaatttcaaaattaatgcattagtattttcttatatttgttaaaaacaaactATTGATCACAAATATGCAGGTTGGTTATTTTGGTATGCTATTCaactataaaattaataaataagaaattgtAAGAAAATCAAATCAGTTACAAAAAAGTCTTCAGTTAAAGGCTGAGAAGAGGgacagcaaggtggctcagtgggcagcaGTGCTTACTacacaagcctgacagcctgagttcagtccctgaaaccagggtagaaggaaggaagtgactctcagagttatcctctgacctctacacacaccaTGACATACCTAGGCCTACACtaacacatacatcacacacacacacagacacacacacacagactcacacacacacacacaaataataatgataataaattttaattttaaaatactcagAGAAACAAAGTAAGCATCAAACAAGTATATTTTAGAATGTTCATTTCTTATGCTGTTAAATCTTACcccatttaaataataatttagttttaaaaggcagacattatttattattgtattatattacCTTTAAATATCCATAGATTCTCAGTCCTCCTCTGAACTCGTCAAAACCAACATACAAGGCTCAAactaaaaggaaagaacatgagttttgtttgtttatttgtttgtttgtttaagtgaGGCTCTCTGTAAAATGTAAAAGTGATTCAGTGTAATAATTGAAAAtcattgtttctatatttttcatttttttcttacgagacagggtctatgtagtcAAGGCTAGCCCTGAGCTTACTACACATCCAAGATGTCCTAGAATTCCTATTCCtatccttccctctacctcccaaatgctggtttTACAAGTATATACTACTATGTCCAGCTTTATCTTTTCTATAATACaaacacttttttcttcttctttttcctccctgcctcattcattcattcattcattcatttcctccccttcctctctttcttcttctttcttttcttttctttctttttcctatggCACTCGAGATCAAACTTAGAGTTGTTCAtggaatatataaacatataaaaagaaactcATCATTTAAACTTTTTCTCCATTAACTATGGTACCTGGTGTAAGTGAATCAATCCTATTGATTGGTAAAGAATCAAATGGACTAAATCATCACTTACTCTTGATTACAAACTGAGTTGGGGCCTGGGGCGGGGAGCGGGGGAAAGGGGGCACATGACTATCTGAAAAATGGTCTTGTTTTAAATTCATTACCATTAAATCCAAAGTGGGTCCTAGCAATCCTGATCCTGCATACATAATTCCTTTTGAAATAACTTTTATATCTCTTCCCTCTAAATCTCCAGCATCTTCTCCTGGTCCTCACATACAATGAATGACCATATTACTAATTTCTTTCACATTTACCAATACAACTCCATAAGATCTAGATTCTCTCCTAGTTTCCTGTAGTGGCTGAACTTTCACACtcgtgtggggggaggggagtgtaaAAACAcatgaagaagccagagaaagacaCTAAGTATCCTCTActgttctccccccccccccttttttctgagacagtgtctctcactgaatctcaAGTTTTCTGCTTAGGTTAataagctggctggccaggaagctcCCAAGATCTATCTGTGTCTGCTCTCCCAACACTAGGGTTACCCACAGGCCATGCGCAGCTTTTACGTGAGTGGCTGCGGATCTGAATTCACGTCCTCTCCATTACAGGAAAAAGATGCTGACTCCAGCCAACTGAAATCTGATACTTCTGTGCATGACTATCTCTTCTTCACTCAGGTATCAGATCTCAGTCAGGCTGTGTGCTAATAACGGTTGAACAAGATAATGACACACATGACAATTCCATTAACTTGCTTTGTGCAAAGAACTAGAGATATAAATTAGTGGAGGAACACTTGCCTACCAtgaacaactctttttttttaaagatttatttattttatgtgtatgagtacacgctgtagttgtacagatagttgtgagccttcatctggttgttgggaattgacttttaggacctctgcttgctctggctcccTCCACTTGGCCtcctcaggcccaaagatttacttattattataaatgagtacattgcagctgtctccaaacacaccaggagagggcgtcagatctcattacgggtggttgtgagccaccatgtggttgctgagatttgaactcaagacctttggaagagcagtcagtgctcttacccgctgagccatctgaccagcccATGAACAACTCTTTGAGTTTGATCTCAAGTGCtacaggaaaaagaaggaaagaaaaaaggaaaggaaggaaggaagggagggaggaagggaaagggaaagggaggggaggaaatgaatgaatgaatgaatgaatgaatgaatgaatgaatgaatgaatgaaggcagGGAGGAATAAGAAAATCCTGAGTCTGGGTGTCTCATGGAATGACtggatgaatgaatagatgaatgaataaatggaggCGGGAGAAATAAGAAAATCCTGAGTCTGGGTTAAGACAAGGTCTTAGCCTGCAGCCCAAGTTGTTCCGAAGTCACTGTCTAGGCTGGCCTAGCCTCCACCATTTCTGGTTCATCCTGGAGTCCCAGGATTCATGTAAAGCCTCCACTTTGAGGAATAACTGTCAGAACACTACTAAAGCAGAAAATTTCAGGAGTGACAACAGCAAACTTTCTAAGCAAACTCTAGAAATACAGTAACAGTCCATGAAGAAAACAATGGAtttgaaacaaaaacatacaaagaaaagatTCATGTTAATATAGATGAATCTTCTAAACACATAAATCTTAGTGGAAAATTTAACAATAAGAATCCacaaaccaggtggtggtggcgcacgcctttaatcccggcacttgggaggcagagacaggcagacttctgagtttgagaccagcctggtctacagagaaaccctgtcttgaaaacaaacaaacaaacaaaacaaaacaaacaaaaaaggcactGAAGAATCCACAaacctggctggagagatgactcagcagttaagagcgccgactgctcttccagaggtcctgaattcaattcccagcaaccacatggtgtctaacaaccatctgtaatgggatctgatgcactcttctagtgtgtatctgaagacagctacatattaGTAAAGTATGTAATATGAGTCATATGAATGATATGACTcatattagtaaaataaaaaaaaaatttttaaaaaatagaatccaCAAACCAAGCtaggtagtggtgcacacctttaatcccagcacttgagaggcagaggcaggtggatttctgaaatttgaggccagcctggtctacagagtgagttccaggacagccagggctacacagagaaaccctgtctcggaaaaaaaaaacaaggctctcgctctccctcttctctctctgctactgccccctctcttttctcaattaaacctcttacatgtggaaaacaaaacaaaacaaaacaaacaaaacaaaaacaaaaaaacaccagaaaaaaaaagacaattttatttatgGTATGAATGTATGAAGTTTTAAAGTAcgccagaaaatgaaaagcaaggggCTAGGGAGCTGCTCAGTCACTAAAGTTCCTGCCATGCAGGTATAAGGACCTGAGTTGAACCCCCAGCACCAACGGAAGAAGCCAggctcaggactggagagatgcctcagcagttggAACCCTGAGTTTGTCCCTTGAACCCATGGGTGGTAGTGTAAATGAGCCCAAAGGCTCACAGTTTTCAGCTCCTGGTCCCCAGTCcatggtgctgtttggggaaatGAAACCTTCCTGGGAGAAGTGCTTTGAAAGTTTATAGCCATTTCCCGTTCAGGAACTGCTTTGTATTTGCAGTTTAAGATGTGATCCCTCAGCTACACCTCCCCCAGACCATAAgatcaaataaactcttccttttaagctgccttggtcatggtgttttagccACAGCAACAGACAAGTTACTACTACTACAGCATGtagaggtgaaaggagagaaacgACTTGTAAAGtcgtcctctggcctccacatagcCACCCTGCAGGCACTCCCTCCCCATTCACACATGCATGgaagaaatgtctttttaaaaaaataaggtagatgcCTATCTAAGAACAACATCTGAAGAGtgacctctgacttacacacacacacacacacacacacacacacacacacacacagaggcacatgtgtgcattcatacacatacacataaatacacaaaataaaacaacaaaggtTGATGCTGACCTTGGCAAGCAGTAATGGGACTGTGGTAAGGATATTCATAAGGCAACTCATATTAGTgaagtttcatttttaagaacTGGATATGGTTAcagggatattttttaaaatgttcaaaagtatttatatttaaaaaatacagaaaagcatcAAGGGTCAGGATTGCCTAGGTATACTAGCACATTTATAATTCCAGTATTTTAGAAGCAAAAGCAGCAGGgctcacaagtttgaggccagcctggggctatTAAagctagactctgtctcaaaaagatcaTGAAAGACCTAGATGATACATGATTGTTTTAAATACTTCTATGTTCAATTTTAAAGATATCTGATTAATATGCATTATTTCATAAAGCCAGTTCTTTTTCACTTGGCCATTCAGGCATTTCTTTCACAGTCTTCAGACAAACTATAGAACAATTGTTCTATTTTTGAGAACAGTGATAGCAGCTACTAAAATTTTTCAGCTaagggcctgaagagatggcccagtggttaacaGCGAATATGCTCTTTCAAAAGAACCAagcttggtttccagcaccaATATCAGCAGGTTCACCACATGCTAACTCTACCTCCATAGGATCCTCCTGGGAATCCCATACCTTCtggtgcataaacacacacacacacacacacagagagataaaagtaaaacatgaatcttttttaaagtgtgtttaagaaaatacttagggcttaaaataaatatactataatTTTCAAATAGCTAAAATGTATAACAGTAAAGTACTATAGAAACAAAGTTATAGCAATTTTAGGTGTCACATTATAACTCATTGGAAACCAAAGAACTAAGCATTCTTATCACAACCACAATGCCTACCTTCATTTAACCCTCATAAAAATAATCTACATATGCAATAACTGGTCTATCAAATTCTTCTAATTTATATGTCATTATTAGATTCACCACAAGGAGGCTCCAAATAGCACTGCAAAAACCTTCAAAATGCTatcaagagggagagagaatactTACATAGCAAGTCAAGACATAAAAGTAACCATTGATAAATTGATAACAAACTCTCCTCTCATGGACCTTGGGGTATTCTTCTCTAATGGTTTCTTCCCATTAGCCTAGAATCtgttaaaggaaaaaacaaagttcCATGTTGCTTCTTTGTCCTCTTTCTTCAGCCCACTTAAATTTGTCTCCTATTACAACAATTTTGCTACAAAGCCTTCAGTATGGAGAACCTTCCAACAGACAGATCAAATGTCTGTTTTCAATCCTCACCTTATTGCCAATTGTAACTGTTTATCAACCCTTTCTTCAAACAATCTACATTTTTAACTCTGTGAGAGCACCAAAATGAAATTACTTTGGGTTTTAAAAGACAgatatgtattaatttatttactgatCAAAATACCTTGTCAGGCATTATGTTAGCAATGAAAAATCAACAATAGGGAAATTGAGGCGTTTATAGTATAATGGGAAAGATAAAGTGATGATCATCAACAAGAGATAAGAAATGCCGCAGAATTAAAAGCAGGGTGTCAACAGAATTAAAAGCAGCCATGTAAGTCAGCACAATGAGCACAGAACTGCCTCTCACCTGCATCTTTCCTAAGCTCTCAGGACTATGGTTAGTTACAATGTTGAATAATGTTTAGGGGAAAAAGTGAAGTACAGCCCAGAATCATCCCCATTCCCCAAACCAACACAGGACCCAGATACTGTCCTACCTAAGGGCCATGCTGGCTGTAAGATGCACACGCACGTCTCCAAGACAtacaaaaagaatgtaaaacatTCCCCTGTTCTGTGTTCTCACTTAGCATTTTCTCAGTATCTTGAAATCTGACACTCACTTCTATCTCTATTAAGATAATAACAAAGTCCAAATTGCCAAATGGGTACTCACAGTACTCTCACTATGAGACACTCTGTTCCTTAGTTTCAGAACACTGCTCTTTCCCAACAAGCTACTCCACtgatctgatttttattttttcattctgctGTTTCTTGGGCCATCTTGTTATTTCACACAACTATACAGAACTGAATCCAAGCCTATTCATTTCATTCCCACATACCCAATTATATATCCAATTATGCTTTATAAGTTTGTAACCCTTCTTCAACTTCAGACCTATTCATATTTGTAGCATTACTACACTTGATAGTATCACAGAAGAAtaagagataaaaattaaaagaccCCCTTCCCTTCTACACAGGGGTAGTAGATGTTGGTACTCACTGAGTAACACAATCAGTCTTGACGCTTCAGagatccagaaatgaatccaACTAATGTAAAACACATAGTGACTTAACTATGACAGCCATTTCACTAtgccttcatttatttatctcaACAAACAGCTTAACTGTGGGACTTCCACTCTTTAAGAATTAATTAGAAAATGGCCCTGACTATGTAAAACTGATTAATTATAACAGGGCCAGTTAGATGGCTCGGGAGATGCAGGTACATATTCAGCAAGCCTGATGAAGGCCTGAATTCACTCTCTGGACCTcacaatggaaggaaagaacctacTTTTAAAAGCTATTCTTTGACCTCTGCATGCCAAGGCATACATtttatctacacacatacacacacacacacacacacacacacacacacaccaaataatacaatttttagAATTATACCAAAGGGTGCTGCTACTGAGTATAAGTTATGGGAATAATGAGTATGTAAGTGGGGGTAGATAGTGGTGAAGATGGGTAGGTAGTAATAAGATATTTATCATAGAAAACTTATATATAAATAGTCATAGATAAATGACAAGTTTTAATGATTCTAGATTATGTTCTGGTTGTACTCAGAGGGTTAAAGCTCATTAAGATACCTGGTGAAACCAGCAAGTACATATCCATTACCACAGTTAATCATTACACAGTTTCTCAATCTGCAGAAGGCCACCAGTCAGAAAGACTAATACATCACAGTCTTTATCTTTGGAGTGGTCAGAGTCTGATGAATGGGTCAAAGACTTATAAAACAGGATGAACTGTATCAGCAGGTTTTGTCTTCGCCCACActacaactaaaaaaaaaaaaagtttcttataAACTCCATGTGATTAAAAGAAACTACTTTCTCTACCCCATAAATAACCAGAAAACCCCACAATTACAAGTATCGTTGCCATTATGAAGGTTTTCATCTCTACTCCCCCCCGAATATGAAGCAATTATAAGATTACTCAATAACATCAATGGGCAACAATGTAAGAGGGGGCCATAACTGAAAGCATCCATTATGGAATAAGACAGGAGGTATATGTTCAAACCCCTC contains:
- the Shld2 gene encoding shieldin complex subunit 2; the protein is MSQGSQVHIFWGAPVAPLKTTVSQGTTSLMSTANAWEKVRLFYKQHSLYLKAGNQEFKNLEDCQVSKGLCPPGLLSGQNSVSRSAQVEEGFKHSASEAQGVTSQTNLSDTTSVQICGLKDGVQHLPEEEKYQKFQCENKKIIDEQSKNQSDPCVWNFQRDLFELDRKCATELDLGCRTEQMNAEPVKTKPEPTGRHERQSQESFSSDTQCEPQSEGAVRKASDQRLSTDAEFLSVVTSSQRAFLAQGNDKGQDYINKRTVNMEAEPTGSQGVRLTEGDFSKPGGDFQEGSENEQSQAYSLELFSPVCPESESSHIHINPGKSLENTSSQELFNNEENLPPNEVHIELCSSGMLCSQLSNSHQSTTKRNWCSKDNSYHSKALSEVHQLSKKPRMDSDIREAAKAVPQRIMPEFKDSKKISLIKNCDSKNQKYNCLVMVLTPCHVKEINIKSGPNSGSKVPLATIVVTDQSEIKKRVVLWRTAAFWALTVFLGDIILLTDVVVYEDQWIGETVLQSTFTSQLLNLGSYSYVQPEKYSNVIANVILQDLLVYVSSKHSYLKDLPQRQPQKMSTVEFVELEQLQPDTLVHAVLRIVDVTILTEALYSYRGQKQRKVVLTVEQAQGQHYVLVLWGPGAAWYTQLQRRKDCIWEFKYLFVQRNCILENLELHTTLWSSCECLFDDDTRAISFKAKFQKNTSSFVKISDLATHLKDKYSGVVLIKAKVSELVFSAAATQKIALNARSTLKSIFSSLSNIMYAGCAHCGSELETDENRIYRQCLSCLPFVGKKTFYRPALMTIVDGRHSTCIHVGSKMMEQILLNISPDCLNRVIVPSSEVTYGMVAADLLHSLLAVSAEPCVLKIQSLFELDENSYPLQQNFSLLDFCPDSCKMWSPGLSLRAEDTGGVPGKE